The following coding sequences are from one Salipiger sp. CCB-MM3 window:
- a CDS encoding peptidoglycan-binding domain-containing protein yields MNRRSFIAATAASICMAAAPALAYEPITISELEARFRQFPADMRKYLQETLKSHGHYQGGIDGSWGPGTARGYELLMQTPRYRKYAPTWTWARDAQVVETLTFYTTDAWVD; encoded by the coding sequence ATGAACCGCCGTTCCTTTATTGCCGCTACCGCGGCGTCAATTTGCATGGCAGCCGCGCCTGCACTGGCCTACGAGCCCATTACGATCTCTGAGCTCGAAGCCCGCTTCCGTCAGTTCCCAGCGGACATGCGCAAATACCTCCAGGAGACTCTGAAATCGCATGGGCACTACCAAGGTGGCATCGACGGCTCTTGGGGGCCGGGCACAGCACGAGGCTATGAGCTATTGATGCAAACCCCGCGTTATCGGAAGTATGCCCCCACTTGGACCTGGGCGCGTGATGCACAGGTGGTGGAAACCCTCACGTTCTATACGACCGACGCCTGGGTCGACTGA
- a CDS encoding IS5 family transposase (programmed frameshift), with protein sequence MSDLFWLKEAQMARLRPFFPKSRGRPRVDDRRVLSGIIFINRNGLRWRDAPREYGPHKTLYNRWRRWSEMGVFARILVELADQGTETATVMIDATYLKAHRTASSLGGKKGGRGRAIGRTKGGMNTKLHAICDAMGRPVRMFLTAGQVSDYRGAQAISDALPSADWLLADRGFDADWFRETLQDKKIRACIPGRKSRKTPVKYDKRRCRRRNRIEIMFGRLKDWRRVATRYDRNPVIFLSAIALAAIVIFWL encoded by the exons ATGAGCGATTTGTTCTGGCTAAAAGAGGCACAGATGGCGCGTCTGCGTCCCTTTTTTCCAAAGAGCCGCGGCCGCCCGAGGGTCGATGACAGGCGCGTGCTGAGTGGAATTATCTTCATAAATCGCAATGGTTTGCGCTGGCGGGATGCACCGCGAGAATACGGCCCGCACAAGACGCTTTACAACCGGTGGCGCAGGTGGAGTGAGATGGGCGTCTTCGCCAGGATCCTGGTCGAGTTGGCCGATCAGGGCACCGAGACGGCAACCGTTATGATCGATGCAACCTACCTCAAGGCGCACCGCACGGCCTCCAGCTTGG GGGGCAAGAAAGGGGGGCGCGGGCGCGCGATTGGCAGAACCAAAGGCGGCATGAATACCAAGCTGCACGCGATCTGTGACGCCATGGGCCGCCCCGTGCGCATGTTCCTGACCGCCGGACAGGTCAGCGACTATCGCGGCGCCCAGGCCATCTCGGACGCACTGCCTTCGGCCGACTGGCTTCTGGCGGACCGAGGTTTCGATGCCGACTGGTTCAGAGAAACGTTGCAGGACAAGAAGATACGCGCCTGTATACCGGGTAGGAAAAGCCGCAAGACGCCCGTAAAATACGACAAGCGTCGCTGCCGCCGCCGCAACAGGATTGAGATCATGTTCGGCCGACTGAAGGACTGGCGACGGGTCGCGACGCGTTACGACCGAAACCCGGTCATCTTCCTCTCAGCCATCGCTCTCGCCGCCATCGTCATCTTCTGGCTATGA